The sequence CTTCTTTGTGGAACACTTCAAGCGAATCGCAACGATTGAATAAAACGACATTTTCATTTTTTTCTTTGATAAGGATTTGAATGATTCCAGGAAGTTTTACTTGAACCACGCTGCCAATATTGTTAGGGCCAAACCCGGCTTCAAACTGCACGCTTTGTGCGTCAATCATCAAGCTTTCTAATGTGTATCCGGCTAAAACAAACAGCACTAACGCACCGAATTTTTCATGAATTTCTTTAGGGAGCTTGGGGGAAAAATCAATCGCATCTCTTTCGCACAAAAGGTTGAAACTCAAATGGTTTTTGGACAGAAATTGCAAGTATTCAACGCAATGCTTGTTGTTTAAAAGCCTTAATTCTCTTTGCATGCGAGCAACCTTTCAAATTCTTCTAACAAATGACGCACCTCTTGCATGCCAATTTCCCAAAATTCTTTGCTATCAATATCAAAGCCAAACATGGACACTAATTCTTTAGGGCTTTTTGACCCTCCTAAGCTCAAAAATTCCGTGTAAGTTTTAACAAACTCTTTAGCGTCGCTTTTTTTATAAAGCCCATAAAGCGCCAAAGTTAAAAGCTGCCCGTAACTATAAGCGTAGCAATAAAAAGGCGAATGGATAAAATGGGGGATATAGCTCCACCACAAATGGTAGTTTTTAGTGAGTTTCACGCTCTTTTCAAACATTCTTTGATTTTCTTCAAACCAGATTCGATCAAAATCTTTGGTGTCTAATTCTTCATCAATTTCATGGATTCTTCTTTCAAAATTAGTCATCACCACTTGCCTAAAAAGGGTAGAAAAAATATCCTCTAATTTGCCGGTTAGCATGAAAAGGAGCTCGTCAGATTTTAACCCTTTTTTTAAATGCTCAAAAAACAGCATTTCAGAAAAGACAGAAGCGGTTTCTGCGGTGGTTAAGGGCGTATCCATGTTCAATATGCCTTGTTTTTTGGACAATTCTTGGTGGATCATATGCCCAAATTCATGAGCGATAGTGAAAGCGTCTCGGCGATTTCCTGTGTAGTTTAACAACACATAAGGGTGAGCGCTAGGCACCCCGCCATGGCTAAAGGCCCCGCCTTGCTTAAAGTCTTTAGGGTGTGAATCCACCCAGCCTTCTTTAATCGCTTTAGAAGCGATTTTGTAAAATTCTGGGCTAAAGGCTTTAAGGGTGTTAAGCACTTCTTCTAAAGCTTGAGAGTAAGTCATGGTGGTATTTTCATCGCTTAAAGGGGCGTAGCGATCGTAATCTTTGAGTTTATGCCCTAAAATTTGCGCTTTTTGATGGTAGTAACGATGCACTAAAGAAAAATTAGCGTTCACAATCTCTATCATGCTATCCACGCTCTCTTGGGAGATCTGGTTGTCAATGTGGCGGAAACTCTCTTTTTTATCGTATTTTCTCAGTTTGGTTTCAATGAGCAAATCCTTACGAACCATGTTTAAAATGTAAGTGAGTAAAGGGCGGGATTTTTCTAACGCTTTACTGAAAGCTTTTTGAGATTTTTTACGGATCTTGCGTTTGGGGTTGTGCAAGAGGGCTAAAATCTCTTCCTCGCTCAAATGTTGCTCTTCAAAAGGGATTTTCAAAGAAGAAAAATGTTCATCAAAAAGACGGCTAAACGCACCCACCCCCACAGGTGAAAGGGCTAGAGCGATCTTTTCTTCATCTAAATTTAAGGTGTGCTTTTTCTTTTCTATGAGATTGTTTAGATAAAAAGCATGGTCTTTGCATTTTTTAATGAAAGCGAGTTGTTTTTTAGCGTCCAAATTCTTGAATTCAATTTCAAAGAATAAAAGGTGTTGTTGGATATTCGTGCAAGCCATTTCGCATTGCGAATAAAACTTCGTTTCTTTGGAATTTTTAGCAAAAAGCAATTGAGCGTAAGTCATCGCTCTAGAAATCTTTTCTGACAAATTTTCGTAATGTTTAAGAGTGTTGGCAAATTTTGTAGCGTCTAAATTTTTAAGGTTATTTTGATAAGCACTCTCAAATTCTTGCGCTTCTGTTTGTAAGGTTTTTAAAAATTCTTCTGCACTTTCTTTATTTTCAAATAAAGCGCTTAAATCCCATTCTTGCTCTTTCATGAAATCCCCTTTTTATATTAATTTGGAGTTAAAATACGCTCGTATTTTAACATAACACTCACAATACAAGCAAACTTATCATTTGGTTTTTGCACCATTATTTTTTAGCCGGCTCATTTTCTTGGCTCTTTTGGTGCAAAATAAATTGAGCGATAGATTCCAGATATTTTAAAATAAAAGGGGTTGCTAACATAGAAAAGACCACCATAAGAATAAGGAGCTGGTGGATGTCATTTTGAGCGATACTTAAGATATTTTTTTGGTGCAAAAAACCAAGAATCCCTTTTTTTTCTTGCAAATTAAAGAGCTGGTACGAGCCTGAATTTAAAAAGATAACAAAAGAAAACTCCCCGATTTGCGCTAAAGAAAGAGCGGTTTTTATGGCAGTTTTAGCGTCTCTAAAAAAACGCAAGAGCGCATAAATGATAGCCGTCTTAAAACCCATCACTAAAATGAGTAAAAAAATGACAACAAAGAACTTCTCCATAAAGAAACTCACATTAATTTGCATCCCTATCGTAATGAAAAAAAGGGCTAAGAAGAGGTTTTTTAATTGCGCGAATTCTTCTTGGACATTGATTTTATAGCGCGATTTAGAAATCGCCATGCCCACAATGAACGCTCCTAAAGACATAGAAAACCCAAAAAAATGGCTCAACCCCGCCGCGCTGCAAACAATCACTAAAATCGTGCCTATAAAAATTTCAGGCAAGCGTGTGTCTTTTGCTTGCTCTAAGATGAGATTAGCCCCTTTTTTTCCAGGCAATAACAAAAGAACTAAAATAATCCCTGCTGAAATAAAGGTTTTAAGAATGAGTAAATTGACATTAGAATCTTTACTGCCTAGAATAGTGAGGATTAAAAGCATGGGAATGGCTGCAATATCTTGGAAAATCAAAATCCCCACCGCACTCTTTCCCATGGGCGTGCTAAGCTGTTTGGAATCTTCAAAGAATTTCAGCACAATAGCGGTTGAAGAGAGCGAAAGCCCCATGCCTAAAACAAGGGAAAAAATGGGCGAAAGACCCAAAACAAAATACCCCAGTAAAAAAGCGATTAAAGCGCATAAAACTACTTGTAAAAGCCCAAAAACCAGCACTTCTTGTTTGATGGATTTGAGCTTGTCAAAATTAAACTCAATGCCTATCATAAACATTAAAAAGACGATACCAAATTCACCAATATCAGACAACAAATTAAAATCATTAATTTTAAAAAAAGCCGCTAAAACCGTTCCTGTGCAAATGTAACCAATAATAACAGGCATGTCTAATTTCTTTAAAAAGATCCCAAAGCCCACAGCAAGCCATAAGCCAGCAATAACAATATAAAGTGTGCTGTTTTCCATAAAAATCTTTCCCCAGTAGAATCGATTTGTTTTAAAGAAATCAAAGCGAAACTATCCTATTAAATTGAGTCATTAAATAACACTATTGAATAAAATAATATCTATCAAATATATATAAGTATTTTATTATTTAAATCTTACTAAACCCGTATTCAAACGCAAACACCAAACACTCTATTGAGTAAAATAAAAATTAAAACGCTAGGATTATACTGCACTAAAACAAACTTTCTATTTATGAAAAAGATTTTTGAACCCCAACCTTTTAAGAGTTGGCCAGGGTTTGATTTGATGAAGAAGAGCGAACGAAAGAATAAACTAGAAAGTGAAGACATAATCCACATACCAAGAATAGTAGCGGATAAGCCCTACATCTTTACTGCCCTGATTAACCATAGGGAATTTCACGCCCGCTTCAAACGCACTGCGATCCCCAACGCGCATTCTTCCGCCTAAATTCCATAAGAACTGGAATCTCGTTTGATTGACATCATAAGGGAACATCCAAGTGTTTCCGGCTAATTGAACGCCACCAATGAGACCCAGAGCGAATTTATCTAAAGGAATGAGATTGACAATCAAATCGCCACCGCCACCATAGGTGAGCAAATTGGTTTTGGTGTGTTCAGTCCCTGAAGTGTTAAACCAATCTAAAAAGCCATACACCCTAGCCCCAAACCATTTATCGGCAAAGCCTACAAAACCTAATTTGAAATTCAAACCATAAAGATCATTGCCATGGCGCCAATCAGAGTAACTGCTGTTATAAGGGCCATAACGACCTTGCTGATAACCCGCACCCATAAAAAACCCATTCACTTCGCCAGCAAGCGCTAAACTCGCGCTCAAGCTTAAAATACAAGCAATCTTTTTAATCATAATAAATCCTTCTTGTTGAATTAAAGTTACACCTTAAAATCGGTTATTTTTCTAAAAGATTTAATTTTTTATCAAAGATGAGAGTTTTAGAGTGAAAATATTGATTAAATCATGGATAAGTGGGATACACCCACCAAACCGCCTCAAACTTTTAAAATACAAATTTTTAAGATACAAATAGGTATAATCACCAACTTCAATTTAATAAAAGGGAGTTCTATGAAAAATACTTTCAAAGCGTTTGTCTTTTTAATCGTATTTTTTTCAAGCGCTCTGTTGGCACAGGATTTAAAAATCGCTGCTGCTGCTAATCTCACACACGCTTTAAAAGCCCTTGTTAAAGAGTTTCAAAAAGAACACTCAAAAGACGCTATTAGTATTAGTTTTAATTCTTCAGGCAAACTCTACGCTCAAATCATTCAAAACGCCCCTTTTGATTTATTCATTTCAGCGGATATGATTAGACCTAAAAAGCTTTATGATGAAAAAATAACCCCTTTTAAAGAAGAAGTCTATGCTAAAGGCGTGTTGGTTTTATGGAGCGAAAATCTAAAAATGGATTCTTTAGAAATTCTTAAAGACCCTAAAATCAAGCGTATCGCTATGGCTAATCCTAAACTAGCCCCCTATGGAAAAGCCAGTATGGAAGTCTTAGAGAATTTAAAACTCACTTCTAGTCTTAAACCTAAAATCATTTATGGCGCTTCTATTTCTCAAGCCCATCAATTTGTCGCTACTAAAAACGCTCAAATAGGCTTTGGAGCGTTATCCTTGATTGATAAAAAAGATAAAAACCTCTCTTATTTCATCATTGATAAAGCCCTTTATAACCCTATTGAACAAGCTTTGATCATCACTAAAAATGGGGCTAATAACCCTTTAGCCAAAGTCTTTAAAGATTTTTTATTCAGCCCTAAAGCTAGAGCTGTCTTTAAAGAATACGGCTATATTGTGGATTAAAACGCATAAAAAAGGCGAACAATGGAGTTTTTGATTACCATGCGTTTGAGCTTTTCTTTAGCTTTGATTACCACCCTTATTTTACTCCCTATAGGGATTTTTTTAGGCTATTTTTTAAGCCTTAAACGCAATCTTTTAACGAGCTTAACAGAAACGCTTGTGTATATGCCTTTAGTTTTACCCCCAAGCGTGCTAGGGTTTTATCTTCTTTTAATTTTTTCGCCTTCTTCTTTTTTGGGAGCGTTTTTACAAGATGTGTTAAATGTGAAACTTGTTTTTAGTTTTCAAGGGCTTATTTTAGGGAGCGTGATTTTTTCCTTACCCTTTATGGTAAGCCCTATTAAAAGTGCGTTAATTTCCTTGCCCACTTCTTTAAAAGAAGCCAGTTATAGCTTGGGTAAGGGGGAATATTACACCCTTTTTTTTGTCCTGCTCCCTAACATCAAACCCAGTTTATTGATGGCTATCATCACAACTTTTACGCACACTATAGGTGAATTTGGCGTGGTGATGATGCTTGGGGGTGATATATTAGGGGAAACAAGAGTGGCTAGCATTGCGATTTTTAACGAAACTGAAGCGCTCAATTATTCTAAAGCCCACCAATACGCCTTAACGCTCACGATTATCAGTTTTAGTCTCTTGTTTGTTACCCTGTTTTTGAATAAAAAACAAAGCTCGTTTTTATGATAAAAGTGCGATTTAAAAAACACCTTTTAGGATCTAGGGGTGCGTTTGATTTGAATATAGACTTAGAAATTAAAGAAGCAGAAGTTGTCGCTTTATTAGGAGAATCGGGAGCGGGTAAAAGCACGATTTTACGCATTTTAGCGGGGCTTGAAGCGGTGGATAGTGGCTATATTGAAGTCAATCATTCAGTATGGCTAGACACTCAAAA is a genomic window of Helicobacter pylori oki112 containing:
- the modA gene encoding molybdate ABC transporter substrate-binding protein encodes the protein MKNTFKAFVFLIVFFSSALLAQDLKIAAAANLTHALKALVKEFQKEHSKDAISISFNSSGKLYAQIIQNAPFDLFISADMIRPKKLYDEKITPFKEEVYAKGVLVLWSENLKMDSLEILKDPKIKRIAMANPKLAPYGKASMEVLENLKLTSSLKPKIIYGASISQAHQFVATKNAQIGFGALSLIDKKDKNLSYFIIDKALYNPIEQALIITKNGANNPLAKVFKDFLFSPKARAVFKEYGYIVD
- a CDS encoding outer membrane beta-barrel protein translates to MIKKIACILSLSASLALAGEVNGFFMGAGYQQGRYGPYNSSYSDWRHGNDLYGLNFKLGFVGFADKWFGARVYGFLDWFNTSGTEHTKTNLLTYGGGGDLIVNLIPLDKFALGLIGGVQLAGNTWMFPYDVNQTRFQFLWNLGGRMRVGDRSAFEAGVKFPMVNQGSKDVGLIRYYSWYVDYVFTF
- the modB gene encoding molybdate ABC transporter permease subunit; translation: MEFLITMRLSFSLALITTLILLPIGIFLGYFLSLKRNLLTSLTETLVYMPLVLPPSVLGFYLLLIFSPSSFLGAFLQDVLNVKLVFSFQGLILGSVIFSLPFMVSPIKSALISLPTSLKEASYSLGKGEYYTLFFVLLPNIKPSLLMAIITTFTHTIGEFGVVMMLGGDILGETRVASIAIFNETEALNYSKAHQYALTLTIISFSLLFVTLFLNKKQSSFL
- a CDS encoding cation:proton antiporter, whose product is MENSTLYIVIAGLWLAVGFGIFLKKLDMPVIIGYICTGTVLAAFFKINDFNLLSDIGEFGIVFLMFMIGIEFNFDKLKSIKQEVLVFGLLQVVLCALIAFLLGYFVLGLSPIFSLVLGMGLSLSSTAIVLKFFEDSKQLSTPMGKSAVGILIFQDIAAIPMLLILTILGSKDSNVNLLILKTFISAGIILVLLLLPGKKGANLILEQAKDTRLPEIFIGTILVIVCSAAGLSHFFGFSMSLGAFIVGMAISKSRYKINVQEEFAQLKNLFLALFFITIGMQINVSFFMEKFFVVIFLLILVMGFKTAIIYALLRFFRDAKTAIKTALSLAQIGEFSFVIFLNSGSYQLFNLQEKKGILGFLHQKNILSIAQNDIHQLLILMVVFSMLATPFILKYLESIAQFILHQKSQENEPAKK
- a CDS encoding M3 family oligoendopeptidase, producing MKEQEWDLSALFENKESAEEFLKTLQTEAQEFESAYQNNLKNLDATKFANTLKHYENLSEKISRAMTYAQLLFAKNSKETKFYSQCEMACTNIQQHLLFFEIEFKNLDAKKQLAFIKKCKDHAFYLNNLIEKKKHTLNLDEEKIALALSPVGVGAFSRLFDEHFSSLKIPFEEQHLSEEEILALLHNPKRKIRKKSQKAFSKALEKSRPLLTYILNMVRKDLLIETKLRKYDKKESFRHIDNQISQESVDSMIEIVNANFSLVHRYYHQKAQILGHKLKDYDRYAPLSDENTTMTYSQALEEVLNTLKAFSPEFYKIASKAIKEGWVDSHPKDFKQGGAFSHGGVPSAHPYVLLNYTGNRRDAFTIAHEFGHMIHQELSKKQGILNMDTPLTTAETASVFSEMLFFEHLKKGLKSDELLFMLTGKLEDIFSTLFRQVVMTNFERRIHEIDEELDTKDFDRIWFEENQRMFEKSVKLTKNYHLWWSYIPHFIHSPFYCYAYSYGQLLTLALYGLYKKSDAKEFVKTYTEFLSLGGSKSPKELVSMFGFDIDSKEFWEIGMQEVRHLLEEFERLLACKEN